From one Mya arenaria isolate MELC-2E11 chromosome 4, ASM2691426v1 genomic stretch:
- the LOC128232324 gene encoding protein retinal degeneration B-like isoform X1: MLVKEYRISLPMSVEEYRIAQLYMIQRKSREESHGAGSGVEILENKPYLDGPGGTGQYTYKIYHIGSHLPGWFRAILPKSALRVEEEAWNAYPYTKTRYKCPFVEKFVLEVETHYLNDGGERDNMFNLSKTEQKDRTIDFIDIVKDPISTGDYRKEEDPKLFKSQKTNRGPLFDNWREDYAKAAKSDPDKKIMTAYKLCRVEFRYWGMQNKIERFIHDIGLRKVMLRAHRQAWCWQDEYYGLQLDDIRRLELETQLALQETMAGVNDNDEFLDINVPSTATKAKTDSAVTVTNDSDNVKNDSTQSQLPSSKSLEQVKLTSRQGRQSPVPSQTSSHSTHKQISRSKTSLDSSQVTDWRFQSLEQLQESSSDEEDEFFDAQEEVVIKSGDLQARIPGKGLFDDVFSSDLELSDSESDASKAWEGLGARSLSMETLSVSNDEFTDARSQLSFDTESHGGRRFEKLCQKYSLETGKFEKQPPVAPLCKTNILFLVIHGGSLLDTAFDHFNSSKRSDYNTLKATFDTVMGAHYLAARGHVALRLVPCPQICSEALSVLSSLSPFGFDAMSPNPAESGLPWSQEFVPLGALGLFSSCSPEYQDHINSMVAKANLVYMDFLQSDEGRGFNGQVCILADATGSILTYDALCHSRTQLSRCGSQYGSHSSDINEGERPHGSTHTLCDGEESAQDKSEKSMDEKSTVQESRPKSGTDSTEHIKQNTTGTIRDSADPIRRHFSEHLSSSQTPKSVLQKTESVPFENRTRKPDQRPLSVRLQVTQSMEASSESCQRRTSMESQYEHLRFEFEVGDFFMLGSPLGLVLAYRRMFSGENKQASPNRPDCQQIYNLFHASDPSAFRIEPLLNYIFRQIPPIKVARYNKFPMGDGESIQIVETVCHYVHMFLDQSLTEHIEGMSDQANIGSELLVLLQRQASVTSTCSQLYNSAQFGSTFSIIANVSSKWWGNKRLDYMLYCPEVLHSFPVRALPPLFHASFWESTDVVAFVLRQLFQQDLGFSYQDEPSPATYTNQASDDNQPREKWQKKRNMYKVRNLQPNHRGNDVLVLEDHTQKITAKFMYGPLDMTSLSGEKTDVHVMSGLGEWTYMGTEVTDGHGRLSFTIPADRQLPQGIHPVKLVVRVDHTTADLFLAVLPPKTETVVFSIDGSFTASVSIMGKDPKVKPGAVDVVRHWQERGYLIMYVTARPDMQHNKVVAWLAQHNFPHGMVTFMVGFSKDPLKQKFNYLRGLQKQAQLSFRAGYGSSKDINGYRDLGLTQEKIFIVGKANKKQQNLATFISAGYAAHLENLMSPGGSRPASGNAVFLLRKTCFSLPSSDSKRSSKHRPASGLTVSGSADIPAIARPDNSTAQTHITISDQGNTLLQPVQAGFGAAVRARGTSPRPKMALDTHK; the protein is encoded by the exons ATGCTGGTGAAGGAGTACCGCATCTCCCTCCCCATGAGTGTGGAGGAGTACCGTATCGCTCAACTATATATGATCCAG AGAAAGAGTCGAGAAGAGAGTCATGGAGCGGGGAGCGGGGTTGAGATTCTGGAGAACAAACCATACTTGGATGGGCCAGGTGGTACAGGACAGTACACATACAAGATCTACCACATAGGCTCTCATCTGCCAG GCTGGTTCCGGGCTATACTGCCCAAATCTGCACTGCGTGTAGAGGAAGAGGCATGGAACGCGTACCCGTACACGAAAACACGCTACAAATGCCCATTTGTGGAGAAATTTGTGCTTGAGGTGGAAACACACTACCTTAACGATGGGGGAGAGAGGGATAACATGTTCAACCTTTCCAAGACAGAGCAGAAGGACAGGACAATAG ATTTCATTGACATAGTAAAGGACCCAATATCTACAGGGGACTACAGGAAGGAAGAAGACCCTAAACTTTTCAAGTCACAGAAGACCAACAGGGGCCCCTTGTTTGACAATTGGAGGGAAGACTATGCAAAGGCAGCTAAATCTGACCCAGACAAGAAGATAATGACAGCGTACAAACTGTGTCGCGTGGAGTTTAGATACTGGGGCATGCAGAATAAGATTGAGAGATTTATACATGACATTG GCCTGCGGAAGGTGATGTTACGGGCACATCGGCAGGCTTGGTGCTGGCAAGATGAGTATTATGGCCTGCAGCTGGATGACATACGACGTCTTGAACTTGAAACACAGCTCGCTCTGCAAGAAACAATGGCCGGTGTCAATGATAATGATGAGTTTTTAGATATCAATGTGCCATCTACAGCAACGAAAGCTAAGACAGACAGTGCAGTTACAGTGACAAATGACAGTGATAATGTCAAAAATGATTCGACCCAAAGTCAGCTACCAAGTTCAAAGTCATTAGAACAGGTGAAGCTGACTAGTCGTCAGGGGCGACAAAGCCCTGTCCCCTCCCAGACCTCCTCACATTCCACACATAAACAGATATCACGATCAAAAACATCTCTTG ACTCCAGCCAGGTGACTGACTGGCGATTCCAGTCTCTGGAACAGCTTCAAGAGTCAAGCTCCGATGAAGAAGACGAGTTCTTTGATGCACAAG AGGAGGTTGTTATTAAGTCAGGAGACTTGCAAGCGAGGATACCGGGCAAGG GCCTTTTTGATGATGTATTCAGCTCTGACTTAGAATTGTCAGATTCCGAGTCAGACGCAAGTAAAGCAT GGGAAGGTCTCGGCGCAAGGTCACTCTCCATGGAGACACTCTCAGTGTCTAATGACGAGTTCACCGATGCCAGGTCACAGCTCTCCTTTGATACAG AGAGTCATGGTGGTCGACGGTTTGAGAAGCTGTGCCAGAAGTACAGCCTGGAGACGGGCAAGTTTGAGAAGCAACCCCCTGTGGCCCCCCTTTGTAAAACCAACATCCTCTTCCTTGTCATACATGGGG GAAGTTTACTTGACACTGCATTTGACCACTTCAACTCATCAAAGAGGAGTGACTATAACACATTGAAGGCGACGTTTGACACAGTGATGGGGGCCCACTACCTGGCTGCACGGGGTCACGTGGCCCTCAGGCTGGTACCCTGCCCACAGATCTGCTCTGAAGCTCTCAGTGTACTTTCAAG CCTTAGCCCGTTTGGTTTTGATGCGATGAGCCCGAACCCTGCAGAGAGTGGTCTTCCCTGGAGCCAGGAGTTTGTTCCCCTGGGGGCCCTAGGGCTGTTCTCATCATGCAGCCCAGAGTACCAGGACCACATCAACTCTATGGTGGCCAAGGCCAATCTCGTGTACATGGACTTCCTACAGAGTGACGAGGGGCGTGGGTTTAATGGCCAG GTGTGCATACTGGCAGATGCTACTGGCTCCATCTTGACATACGATGCCCTGTGCCATTCTCGCACTCAGCTAAGCAGGTGTGGGAGCCAATATGGCAGCCATTCTAGTGACATTAATGAGGGTGAGCGCCCACATGGCAGCACACACACCCTCTGTGATGGGGAGGAGTCTGCACAGGACAAGTCTGAGAAATCCATGGATGAAAAATCTACAGTTCAAGAATCTAGACCTAAATCTGGAACTGACAGTACTGAGCATATCAAGCAAAACACCACCGGTACAATCAGAGACAGTGCTGACCCTATACGGAGACATTTCTCGGAGCATCTTTCGTCATCTCAAACTCCAAAAAGTGTTTTGCAGAAAACAGAAAGTGTCCCATTTGAGAATCGTACTCGTAAGCCAGACCAGCGGCCATTGTCAGTGCGGCTGCAGGTGACCCAGTCGATGGAAGCATCGAGTGAGTCGTGCCAGCGACGCACAAGCATGGAGAGCCAGTATGAGCATCTGAGGTTTGAGTTTGAGGTGGGCGACTTCTTTATGCTAGGTTCTCCCTTGGGTCTTGTCCTTGCATACAGGAGAATGTTCTCGGGGGAAAACAAGCAAG CGTCGCCAAATCGCCCTGACTGCCAGCAGATATACAACTTGTTCCATGCAAGCGACCCCTCCGCCTTCCGTATTGAGCCCCTCCTCAACTACATCTTCCGACAGATCCCTCCCATCAAGGTCGCACGTTACAACAAGTTCCCAATGGGGGATGGCGAGTCTATACAAATTG TGGAGACTGTGTGTCACTATGTGCACATGTTCCTTGACCAATCGCTGACCGAACACATAGAGGGAATGAGTGACCAGGCCAACATTGGCTCGGAGCTGCTCGTGTTACTACAGCGGCAGGCGAGCGTGACAAGCACGTGTAGCCAGCTGTACAACAGTGCCCAGTTTGGCAGCACGTTCTCAATCATCGCCAATG TGAGCAGTAAATGGTGGGGAAACAAGCGCCTGGACTACATGCTCTACTGCCCGGAAGTTCTGCATTCGTTCCCCGTGCGTGCCCTCCCACCATTGTTCCACGCCAGCTTCTGGGAGTCCACAGATGTTGTTGCCTTCGTCCTCAGACAG TTGTTCCAACAGGACTTGGGCTTCTCATACCAGGATGAGCCTTCTCCCGCGACATACACCAACCAGGCCTCTGACGACAACCAGCCACGCGAGAAATGGCAGAAGAAGAGAAATATGTACAAAGTCAGG AACCTGCAGCCAAATCACCGTGGTAACGATGTGCTTGTGCTGGAGGATCACACACAGAAGATTACGGCCAAGTTCATGTATGGTCCCCTTGACATGACCTCACTCTCTGGGGAAAAG ACTGACGTGCATGTGATGTCAGGCTTGGGTGAGTGGACGTACATGGGTACGGAGGTGACGGACGGGCACGGGAGACTCTCGTTCACCATTCCTGCCGACCGCCAGCTGCCCCAGGGCATACATCCTGTCAAACTTGTGGTCAG AGTAGACCACACGACTGCAGACCTGTTCCTGGCTGTGTTGCCCCCCAAGACAGAGACGGTGGTATTTAGCATTGATGGCTCATTCACTGCAAGTGTCTCCATCATGGGCAAGGATCCAAAGGTCAAACCTGGGGCTGTGGATGTGGTCAG GCACTGGCAGGAGCGAGGCTACCTGATCATGTATGTGACAGCAAGACCTGACATGCAGCACAACAAGGTAGTGGCCTGGCTTGCCCAGCACAATTTCCCCCATGGCATGGTTACATTCATGGTCGGCTTCTCCAAAGACCCGCTCAAACAGAAGTTCAACTACCTTCGCGGGCTTCAAAAACAG GCCCAGTTGTCATTCCGGGCAGGCTACGGGTCCAGCAAAGACATCAATGGCTACAGGGATCTGGGGCTTACCCAGGAGAAAATATTCATTGTGGGAAAGGCAAACAAGAAACAACAGAATCTTGCCACT TTCATCAGTGCTGGTTATGCAGCACATCTGGAGAACCTGATGAGCCCGGGCGGGTCCCGTCCCGCCAGTGGTAATGCTGTCTTCCTCCTCCGCAAGACCTGCTTCAGCCTGCCCTCCTCAGATAGCAAGCGAAGTTCCAAACACCGCCCAGCCTCAGGGCTGACTGTGTCAGGATCGGCAGATATTCCCGCTATCGCGCGGCCGGACAACAGCACCGCCCAGACCCATATCACCATCAGTGACCAGGGCAACACCCTCCTGCAGCCTGTTCAAGCAGGTTTTGGGGCCGCAGTCAGAGCGCGTGGGACTTCACCCAGGCCTAAAATGGCCCTCGATACTCATAAATAG
- the LOC128232324 gene encoding protein retinal degeneration B-like isoform X5: MLVKEYRISLPMSVEEYRIAQLYMIQRKSREESHGAGSGVEILENKPYLDGPGGTGQYTYKIYHIGSHLPGWFRAILPKSALRVEEEAWNAYPYTKTRYKCPFVEKFVLEVETHYLNDGGERDNMFNLSKTEQKDRTIDFIDIVKDPISTGDYRKEEDPKLFKSQKTNRGPLFDNWREDYAKAAKSDPDKKIMTAYKLCRVEFRYWGMQNKIERFIHDIGLRKVMLRAHRQAWCWQDEYYGLQLDDIRRLELETQLALQETMAGVNDNDEFLDINVPSTATKAKTDSAVTVTNDSDNVKNDSTQSQLPSSKSLEQVKLTSRQGRQSPVPSQTSSHSTHKQISRSKTSLDSSQVTDWRFQSLEQLQESSSDEEDEFFDAQEEVVIKSGDLQARIPGKGLFDDVFSSDLELSDSESDASKAWEGLGARSLSMETLSVSNDEFTDARSQLSFDTESHGGRRFEKLCQKYSLETGKFEKQPPVAPLCKTNILFLVIHGGSLLDTAFDHFNSSKRSDYNTLKATFDTVMGAHYLAARGHVALRLVPCPQICSEALSVLSSLSPFGFDAMSPNPAESGLPWSQEFVPLGALGLFSSCSPEYQDHINSMVAKANLVYMDFLQSDEGRGFNGQVCILADATGSILTYDALCHSRTQLSRCGSQYGSHSSDINEGERPHGSTHTLCDGEESAQDKSEKSMDEKSTVQESRPKSGTDSTEHIKQNTTGTIRDSADPIRRHFSEHLSSSQTPKSVLQKTESVPFENRTRKPDQRPLSVRLQVTQSMEASSESCQRRTSMESQYEHLRFEFEVGDFFMLGSPLGLVLAYRRMFSGENKQASPNRPDCQQIYNLFHASDPSAFRIEPLLNYIFRQIPPIKVARYNKFPMGDGESIQIVSSKWWGNKRLDYMLYCPEVLHSFPVRALPPLFHASFWESTDVVAFVLRQLFQQDLGFSYQDEPSPATYTNQASDDNQPREKWQKKRNMYKVRNLQPNHRGNDVLVLEDHTQKITAKFMYGPLDMTSLSGEKTDVHVMSGLGEWTYMGTEVTDGHGRLSFTIPADRQLPQGIHPVKLVVRVDHTTADLFLAVLPPKTETVVFSIDGSFTASVSIMGKDPKVKPGAVDVVRHWQERGYLIMYVTARPDMQHNKVVAWLAQHNFPHGMVTFMVGFSKDPLKQKFNYLRGLQKQAQLSFRAGYGSSKDINGYRDLGLTQEKIFIVGKANKKQQNLATFISAGYAAHLENLMSPGGSRPASGNAVFLLRKTCFSLPSSDSKRSSKHRPASGLTVSGSADIPAIARPDNSTAQTHITISDQGNTLLQPVQAGFGAAVRARGTSPRPKMALDTHK, translated from the exons ATGCTGGTGAAGGAGTACCGCATCTCCCTCCCCATGAGTGTGGAGGAGTACCGTATCGCTCAACTATATATGATCCAG AGAAAGAGTCGAGAAGAGAGTCATGGAGCGGGGAGCGGGGTTGAGATTCTGGAGAACAAACCATACTTGGATGGGCCAGGTGGTACAGGACAGTACACATACAAGATCTACCACATAGGCTCTCATCTGCCAG GCTGGTTCCGGGCTATACTGCCCAAATCTGCACTGCGTGTAGAGGAAGAGGCATGGAACGCGTACCCGTACACGAAAACACGCTACAAATGCCCATTTGTGGAGAAATTTGTGCTTGAGGTGGAAACACACTACCTTAACGATGGGGGAGAGAGGGATAACATGTTCAACCTTTCCAAGACAGAGCAGAAGGACAGGACAATAG ATTTCATTGACATAGTAAAGGACCCAATATCTACAGGGGACTACAGGAAGGAAGAAGACCCTAAACTTTTCAAGTCACAGAAGACCAACAGGGGCCCCTTGTTTGACAATTGGAGGGAAGACTATGCAAAGGCAGCTAAATCTGACCCAGACAAGAAGATAATGACAGCGTACAAACTGTGTCGCGTGGAGTTTAGATACTGGGGCATGCAGAATAAGATTGAGAGATTTATACATGACATTG GCCTGCGGAAGGTGATGTTACGGGCACATCGGCAGGCTTGGTGCTGGCAAGATGAGTATTATGGCCTGCAGCTGGATGACATACGACGTCTTGAACTTGAAACACAGCTCGCTCTGCAAGAAACAATGGCCGGTGTCAATGATAATGATGAGTTTTTAGATATCAATGTGCCATCTACAGCAACGAAAGCTAAGACAGACAGTGCAGTTACAGTGACAAATGACAGTGATAATGTCAAAAATGATTCGACCCAAAGTCAGCTACCAAGTTCAAAGTCATTAGAACAGGTGAAGCTGACTAGTCGTCAGGGGCGACAAAGCCCTGTCCCCTCCCAGACCTCCTCACATTCCACACATAAACAGATATCACGATCAAAAACATCTCTTG ACTCCAGCCAGGTGACTGACTGGCGATTCCAGTCTCTGGAACAGCTTCAAGAGTCAAGCTCCGATGAAGAAGACGAGTTCTTTGATGCACAAG AGGAGGTTGTTATTAAGTCAGGAGACTTGCAAGCGAGGATACCGGGCAAGG GCCTTTTTGATGATGTATTCAGCTCTGACTTAGAATTGTCAGATTCCGAGTCAGACGCAAGTAAAGCAT GGGAAGGTCTCGGCGCAAGGTCACTCTCCATGGAGACACTCTCAGTGTCTAATGACGAGTTCACCGATGCCAGGTCACAGCTCTCCTTTGATACAG AGAGTCATGGTGGTCGACGGTTTGAGAAGCTGTGCCAGAAGTACAGCCTGGAGACGGGCAAGTTTGAGAAGCAACCCCCTGTGGCCCCCCTTTGTAAAACCAACATCCTCTTCCTTGTCATACATGGGG GAAGTTTACTTGACACTGCATTTGACCACTTCAACTCATCAAAGAGGAGTGACTATAACACATTGAAGGCGACGTTTGACACAGTGATGGGGGCCCACTACCTGGCTGCACGGGGTCACGTGGCCCTCAGGCTGGTACCCTGCCCACAGATCTGCTCTGAAGCTCTCAGTGTACTTTCAAG CCTTAGCCCGTTTGGTTTTGATGCGATGAGCCCGAACCCTGCAGAGAGTGGTCTTCCCTGGAGCCAGGAGTTTGTTCCCCTGGGGGCCCTAGGGCTGTTCTCATCATGCAGCCCAGAGTACCAGGACCACATCAACTCTATGGTGGCCAAGGCCAATCTCGTGTACATGGACTTCCTACAGAGTGACGAGGGGCGTGGGTTTAATGGCCAG GTGTGCATACTGGCAGATGCTACTGGCTCCATCTTGACATACGATGCCCTGTGCCATTCTCGCACTCAGCTAAGCAGGTGTGGGAGCCAATATGGCAGCCATTCTAGTGACATTAATGAGGGTGAGCGCCCACATGGCAGCACACACACCCTCTGTGATGGGGAGGAGTCTGCACAGGACAAGTCTGAGAAATCCATGGATGAAAAATCTACAGTTCAAGAATCTAGACCTAAATCTGGAACTGACAGTACTGAGCATATCAAGCAAAACACCACCGGTACAATCAGAGACAGTGCTGACCCTATACGGAGACATTTCTCGGAGCATCTTTCGTCATCTCAAACTCCAAAAAGTGTTTTGCAGAAAACAGAAAGTGTCCCATTTGAGAATCGTACTCGTAAGCCAGACCAGCGGCCATTGTCAGTGCGGCTGCAGGTGACCCAGTCGATGGAAGCATCGAGTGAGTCGTGCCAGCGACGCACAAGCATGGAGAGCCAGTATGAGCATCTGAGGTTTGAGTTTGAGGTGGGCGACTTCTTTATGCTAGGTTCTCCCTTGGGTCTTGTCCTTGCATACAGGAGAATGTTCTCGGGGGAAAACAAGCAAG CGTCGCCAAATCGCCCTGACTGCCAGCAGATATACAACTTGTTCCATGCAAGCGACCCCTCCGCCTTCCGTATTGAGCCCCTCCTCAACTACATCTTCCGACAGATCCCTCCCATCAAGGTCGCACGTTACAACAAGTTCCCAATGGGGGATGGCGAGTCTATACAAATTG TGAGCAGTAAATGGTGGGGAAACAAGCGCCTGGACTACATGCTCTACTGCCCGGAAGTTCTGCATTCGTTCCCCGTGCGTGCCCTCCCACCATTGTTCCACGCCAGCTTCTGGGAGTCCACAGATGTTGTTGCCTTCGTCCTCAGACAG TTGTTCCAACAGGACTTGGGCTTCTCATACCAGGATGAGCCTTCTCCCGCGACATACACCAACCAGGCCTCTGACGACAACCAGCCACGCGAGAAATGGCAGAAGAAGAGAAATATGTACAAAGTCAGG AACCTGCAGCCAAATCACCGTGGTAACGATGTGCTTGTGCTGGAGGATCACACACAGAAGATTACGGCCAAGTTCATGTATGGTCCCCTTGACATGACCTCACTCTCTGGGGAAAAG ACTGACGTGCATGTGATGTCAGGCTTGGGTGAGTGGACGTACATGGGTACGGAGGTGACGGACGGGCACGGGAGACTCTCGTTCACCATTCCTGCCGACCGCCAGCTGCCCCAGGGCATACATCCTGTCAAACTTGTGGTCAG AGTAGACCACACGACTGCAGACCTGTTCCTGGCTGTGTTGCCCCCCAAGACAGAGACGGTGGTATTTAGCATTGATGGCTCATTCACTGCAAGTGTCTCCATCATGGGCAAGGATCCAAAGGTCAAACCTGGGGCTGTGGATGTGGTCAG GCACTGGCAGGAGCGAGGCTACCTGATCATGTATGTGACAGCAAGACCTGACATGCAGCACAACAAGGTAGTGGCCTGGCTTGCCCAGCACAATTTCCCCCATGGCATGGTTACATTCATGGTCGGCTTCTCCAAAGACCCGCTCAAACAGAAGTTCAACTACCTTCGCGGGCTTCAAAAACAG GCCCAGTTGTCATTCCGGGCAGGCTACGGGTCCAGCAAAGACATCAATGGCTACAGGGATCTGGGGCTTACCCAGGAGAAAATATTCATTGTGGGAAAGGCAAACAAGAAACAACAGAATCTTGCCACT TTCATCAGTGCTGGTTATGCAGCACATCTGGAGAACCTGATGAGCCCGGGCGGGTCCCGTCCCGCCAGTGGTAATGCTGTCTTCCTCCTCCGCAAGACCTGCTTCAGCCTGCCCTCCTCAGATAGCAAGCGAAGTTCCAAACACCGCCCAGCCTCAGGGCTGACTGTGTCAGGATCGGCAGATATTCCCGCTATCGCGCGGCCGGACAACAGCACCGCCCAGACCCATATCACCATCAGTGACCAGGGCAACACCCTCCTGCAGCCTGTTCAAGCAGGTTTTGGGGCCGCAGTCAGAGCGCGTGGGACTTCACCCAGGCCTAAAATGGCCCTCGATACTCATAAATAG